The window ATGACTAAACAATAATACTTTCTATTGAAGGGAGGTGATAATAATCATGAATATCGCAATGGTCGTTAACACAAATTTAAATGCTACAACTCAAGTAGCAAATAAACTTCAAGTAAATTCGAATAACGGTCAAAAGTTTGGAACTGTATTTGGTCAGATCTTATCCAATCAACAAATCCAACAACCAACTGCTGTACCACAAGCAGTTGCTGAAGGAAATGCATTGCAGGATTTGTTAGCAATTCTTAATGTAAATTCTCTAGAGGAACTTGAATCACTAGTAGGTTCAGGCGAATTAACTGTTAATCCTAAGGATTTAAAAGATCTTTTGGATAATTTATTAGGCGCTGAGAGTGAAAAAAATACAGATACTAATGACGAACTAATCGTATCAAATGTTTGGGATTTACTTGCAGGTATAAATGAAAAAGCAACTAAAATTATAGATGCAATCATTTCATCCCTTAACGGACAAGGACCGAGCAATCCAGTTGATGCCAAACAAGCTGTGGAGTTACTAAAAACGGTACAGTTAATCGGAAACAAATCAGATTTAACGATTAAAGAAGAATCCACACTATTTGATATAAAGCAGTTGCTTGAAAATGTGAAGGAAACTGTGGGCAGAATACCTACAAATAATACACCTTCGTCACCACAACTATTAAAACAACCGATTATTCAAACTCAAATGGTAGTCAAACAGACGTCTCACTCTGTTCAACCAGAGATTGTTACTGAAACGAAAGAAATTACATCAAATGTGCAAGGCAGTACTACTACAGTGATTCAAACTAAAGTAGAATCAGTTTCTATGACACTACCAACAGAGAAGGCTGCACAGTCAGAAGAATTTATTAAAGAATTGCAAAAAGTGATGAACCGTGTCCAGTTTGGACAAGCAGGTGGAGCAAATAGACTAGTTCTAAAACTATTTCCTGAGCAAC is drawn from Psychrobacillus sp. INOP01 and contains these coding sequences:
- a CDS encoding flagellar hook-length control protein FliK produces the protein MNIAMVVNTNLNATTQVANKLQVNSNNGQKFGTVFGQILSNQQIQQPTAVPQAVAEGNALQDLLAILNVNSLEELESLVGSGELTVNPKDLKDLLDNLLGAESEKNTDTNDELIVSNVWDLLAGINEKATKIIDAIISSLNGQGPSNPVDAKQAVELLKTVQLIGNKSDLTIKEESTLFDIKQLLENVKETVGRIPTNNTPSSPQLLKQPIIQTQMVVKQTSHSVQPEIVTETKEITSNVQGSTTTVIQTKVESVSMTLPTEKAAQSEEFIKELQKVMNRVQFGQAGGANRLVLKLFPEQLGTIRIELIQKDGMLTAKILASTALGKEMLDSNSSQLRQGFAGQNIQLERLEITQALQESTRQEKNQDFQQSFKQQDQQQQQENNNEELEEPFTFQDYLEEMEA